From the genome of Desulfovibrio porci, one region includes:
- a CDS encoding NAD(P)/FAD-dependent oxidoreductase codes for MKLYDAVVIGGGPAGITAAMYLARSGCSVLLFEQLTPGGQVLQTESLENYPGYPKGIKGYELADLFAAHLDGLDIDRPTGAVESVSGAAGRFNVRAGGGEEHAARTVIVCSGARHRQLGLENEDKLTGRGVSYCALCDGNFFRGQTVAVVGGGNAALEESLYLAKIVDKLHLIHRREGFRGLKVYQDRLESIPDKVQIHRSTVITSLHGGDHLTGLSLRNVQSGAEEELPVDGLFVYVGFAPVTSFLPVELQRDDQGFIVTDTEMRTSIPGIFAAGDIRSKLCRQVITATGDGATAAQAAFVFLEQLHA; via the coding sequence ATGAAGTTGTATGACGCCGTTGTCATCGGCGGCGGACCAGCCGGTATAACGGCTGCCATGTATCTGGCGCGCTCCGGTTGCTCAGTTCTGCTCTTTGAGCAGCTGACGCCGGGCGGTCAGGTTTTGCAGACCGAATCCCTTGAGAATTACCCCGGCTATCCCAAGGGCATCAAGGGCTATGAGCTGGCTGATCTTTTTGCCGCCCATCTGGACGGCCTCGACATTGACCGGCCTACCGGCGCCGTGGAATCCGTTTCCGGCGCGGCGGGCCGGTTCAATGTGCGCGCCGGGGGAGGAGAGGAGCACGCCGCCAGAACGGTGATCGTCTGCTCCGGGGCGCGCCACCGCCAACTGGGCCTTGAAAACGAAGACAAGCTGACGGGACGCGGGGTTTCCTACTGCGCCCTGTGCGACGGCAACTTCTTCCGCGGCCAGACGGTAGCAGTGGTGGGCGGCGGCAACGCAGCCCTGGAAGAATCGCTGTATCTTGCCAAAATCGTGGACAAGCTGCATCTGATCCACCGTCGGGAAGGTTTTCGTGGACTCAAGGTTTACCAGGACAGGCTGGAAAGCATACCCGACAAGGTGCAAATCCACCGCAGCACGGTCATCACAAGCCTGCACGGCGGGGATCATCTGACGGGACTCAGCCTGCGCAATGTTCAAAGCGGCGCGGAGGAAGAACTTCCGGTGGACGGGCTTTTCGTCTACGTGGGTTTTGCTCCGGTGACCTCTTTTCTGCCTGTGGAGCTCCAGCGGGACGATCAGGGCTTTATTGTGACGGATACGGAAATGCGTACAAGCATACCCGGCATTTTTGCCGCCGGGGATATTCGCTCCAAACTCTGCCGTCAGGTAATCACCGCTACCGGTGACGGCGCAACGGCTGCGCAAGCGGCTTTTGTCTTTTTGGAACAGCTCCATGCATAA
- the trxA gene encoding thioredoxin: MAEQVTDATFESLVLKSDLPVLLDFWAPWCGPCRAVGPIIDELAKEYEGKVRVVKMNVDENPATPTKFGIRAIPTLVLFKNGETVEQITGAVTKVAMKELLDSKALA; this comes from the coding sequence ATGGCTGAACAGGTTACTGACGCCACTTTTGAAAGTCTTGTTCTCAAATCCGATCTGCCGGTTCTGCTTGATTTCTGGGCTCCCTGGTGCGGTCCTTGCCGCGCGGTGGGGCCGATCATTGACGAACTTGCCAAGGAATACGAAGGCAAGGTGCGCGTGGTCAAAATGAATGTAGATGAAAATCCCGCCACGCCCACCAAATTCGGCATCCGCGCTATCCCCACCCTGGTGCTTTTCAAAAACGGCGAGACGGTGGAACAAATCACCGGCGCCGTCACCAAGGTGGCCATGAAGGAACTGCTTGACTCAAAGGCTCTGGCATGA
- the tsaD gene encoding tRNA (adenosine(37)-N6)-threonylcarbamoyltransferase complex transferase subunit TsaD, with product MLCLGIESSCDETALALVEDGRLLDSVLASQADVHALFGGVVPELASREHYRYIGPLFDELMHRCQRQAADIDLVSVARGPGLLGSLLVGVAFAKGLALGLGARFLGLNHLHAHLLAVGLEQKLTFPCLGLLVSGGHTHIYRIEAPWRFLPLGRTLDDAAGEAFDKVGKLLGLAYPGGRLMDALARSGRADAGLFPRPYLDNDNLDFSFSGLKTAAAAYIEHYLDGRWPRPLQCVEDAPQALRDCCASFNLAVVDTLCAKVARALDRQPDLRTLIVAGGVAANTLLRERLKELMRRRGGEILAPGPALCTDNAAMTAYAGWLLGKAGFHHDLRMETIPRGRVVPEDMLCRAEQPQTGETA from the coding sequence ATGCTTTGCCTCGGCATTGAAAGTTCCTGCGATGAAACGGCGCTGGCTCTGGTGGAGGACGGCCGTCTGCTGGACTCGGTGCTGGCCAGCCAGGCGGATGTGCATGCCCTGTTCGGCGGGGTCGTGCCGGAATTGGCCTCGCGCGAGCATTATCGTTATATTGGGCCGTTGTTTGACGAACTCATGCACCGCTGCCAGCGGCAAGCCGCTGATATCGATCTTGTTTCGGTGGCTCGCGGCCCGGGTCTGTTGGGCAGCCTGCTGGTGGGCGTCGCCTTTGCCAAGGGGCTGGCCCTTGGTCTGGGCGCGCGCTTTCTGGGCCTCAACCATTTGCACGCGCATTTACTGGCCGTGGGGCTGGAACAAAAACTGACCTTTCCCTGCCTGGGGCTGTTGGTTTCCGGCGGGCATACCCATATTTATCGGATTGAGGCTCCCTGGCGTTTTCTGCCGCTGGGCCGGACCCTGGATGACGCTGCCGGCGAAGCCTTTGACAAGGTAGGCAAACTGCTGGGTCTGGCCTATCCCGGCGGCCGGCTGATGGATGCCTTGGCCAGGTCGGGCAGAGCGGACGCCGGGCTTTTCCCGCGCCCGTATCTTGACAATGACAATCTGGATTTCAGTTTCAGCGGCCTGAAAACAGCGGCCGCCGCCTACATAGAACATTACCTGGACGGGCGCTGGCCGCGTCCTCTGCAATGTGTCGAAGATGCGCCGCAAGCTCTGAGAGATTGTTGCGCCTCCTTCAATCTGGCCGTGGTGGACACATTATGCGCCAAAGTGGCGCGCGCCCTTGACCGGCAGCCGGATCTGCGCACGCTGATCGTGGCTGGCGGGGTAGCCGCCAATACCCTGTTGCGTGAACGCTTGAAAGAGCTTATGCGGCGGCGCGGCGGCGAAATTCTGGCGCCGGGTCCGGCCCTGTGCACGGACAATGCGGCCATGACGGCCTACGCTGGCTGGCTGTTGGGCAAAGCCGGTTTTCATCATGATCTGCGCATGGAAACCATTCCGCGCGGCAGAGTGGTGCCGGAGGATATGCTGTGCCGTGCGGAACAGCCGCAAACCGGGGAAACCGCCTGA
- the fbp gene encoding class 1 fructose-bisphosphatase, translating to MADITVTEHLLLHQKRTPQATGQFTGLLYDLILSGKSISRRINKAGLLDILGGTGEVNVQGENVQKMDAIANRIMIYRMERCGALCAMSSEEEAELIRVSSEFPRGDYILIFDPLDGSSNIDVNINVGTIFSILRRPEGHTGEVTLEEVLQPGLQQVGAGYILYGPSTMLVLSTGQGVHGFTLDPGVGEFLLSHPDMRIPEQGHIYSVNEGYWRDWDEPTREAVNWFHNCESPDGSPYSSRYVGALVADFHRTLIYGGIYMYPPDANKPDGKLRLMCEAAPLAFLAEQAGGKASDGRRRILEHKPERLHARTPLFIGSRKDVEAVERIYAKHAKA from the coding sequence ATGGCTGACATTACGGTTACCGAGCACCTTCTGCTGCACCAAAAGCGCACGCCGCAGGCGACAGGACAATTTACCGGATTACTGTATGATCTGATTCTTTCCGGCAAATCCATCTCCCGCCGCATCAACAAAGCCGGTTTGCTGGATATTCTGGGCGGCACGGGTGAGGTCAACGTCCAAGGCGAAAACGTCCAGAAAATGGACGCCATCGCCAACCGGATAATGATTTATCGCATGGAGCGCTGTGGCGCGCTTTGCGCCATGAGTTCCGAAGAAGAGGCTGAACTCATCCGTGTCAGTTCCGAATTCCCGCGCGGCGATTATATTCTGATCTTTGATCCTCTGGACGGTTCTTCCAATATTGACGTGAACATCAACGTCGGCACCATCTTTTCCATTTTGCGGCGGCCCGAGGGGCACACGGGCGAGGTGACGCTTGAGGAAGTGCTTCAGCCGGGCCTGCAGCAGGTGGGGGCGGGGTATATTCTGTACGGGCCGTCCACCATGCTGGTGCTCAGCACCGGCCAAGGCGTGCATGGCTTCACCCTGGACCCGGGCGTGGGAGAATTTCTGCTCTCCCATCCCGACATGCGCATTCCGGAACAAGGGCATATTTACTCCGTCAATGAAGGCTACTGGAGGGACTGGGACGAACCCACGCGCGAAGCCGTAAACTGGTTCCACAATTGCGAGAGCCCGGATGGCAGCCCCTATTCCTCCCGCTATGTGGGCGCGCTGGTGGCGGATTTTCACCGCACCCTGATTTATGGCGGCATCTACATGTATCCGCCGGACGCGAACAAACCCGACGGCAAGTTGCGTCTGATGTGCGAGGCCGCGCCACTCGCTTTTCTGGCGGAACAGGCCGGAGGCAAGGCCAGCGACGGGCGGCGGCGCATTCTGGAACATAAGCCCGAGCGTCTGCACGCGCGTACGCCGCTGTTTATCGGTTCGCGCAAGGACGTGGAAGCCGTGGAGCGCATCTATGCCAAACATGCCAAGGCCTGA